The window GTAATCGCTTTCATTTTATACAGGATAACAGGCTGTCGTTAAATCGCGACAGCCTGTTTCACATTATTACCTATAACCAAATGAGATGGAGCGTTCTTGGTGTTTAACTATAATTATTTGGAATTCATGTATTTGCGCATATCGAAGGCAACAGCCGCGACGATAATTACACCTTTAATAATCAACTGCCAGTAAGGACTAATTCCGATAAACGTCAAACCATAGTTGATAACGCTGAAAATTAAAACCCCTGCAAGAACACCAGGTACAGTTCCGATACCACCGGAAGTGGATACACCACCGACGACGCAAGCTGCGATTGCATCAAGCTCGTACATATTCCCGTAGTTATTCGTTGCGCCACCCGTTCTTGCTGCTTCCAGCACCCCTGCCAGACCATACAAAGCGCCAGCAATCGCATAGATGTAGATGAGGTAACGGTTTACGTTAATACCTGAAACGACCGCTGCGTGAATGTTGCCGCCGATGGCGTACATATATTTCCCCAGCTTCGTTTTGTTGAACACAATCCAAACGATGATAGATACAACAATGGCAATAATGACAATGTAAGGAATGGAATACGTAGAACCGGTTCCGATCGCGCCTGTTCCCAGCTGACTGAAATCTGATCTTAATCCGCCAATCGGCTGTGACTGATTCGGTTTCATATCAAAGTATAAGGAGTTAGCTCCGTATACGGCTACCATCGTACCCAAAGTTGCGATGAACGGTGGAACCTTGAATTTTGCAACAATGATCCCATTGATCAAACCTACTAATAGACCGGCTGCAATCGCAATAAGAATCGGCACGATCAATGGCAGCTCCGGCAAATTCGGGAAAAATCTTCGACCATACTCCTGCGTTTGCAGCATGGAAGCGGAGATAACGGCGGTCAAGCCGACGATACGTCCTGTCGAAAGGTCGGTTCCCCCTGTGATCAAGATGAATGCCGCACCCAAGGCGATAATGACGCGTGTGGATGACTGCAGTAAAATATCTCGAAGGATATTTACGGATAAAAAGCGTGGATCATATATCGCGATACCGATAACTAACACGACTAGCACGATGTAGATTGCGTATTTGGTGACGAACCCACTAATGTCTCTGGATTTCAATGTTTCTGTCTTCGTACTCATGGTTCTTGGCCCCCTCCATTATGCCATATGCTGTGCAGCAAGGCGCATGATCTCTTCTTCCGTTGCTTTATTTCCTTCTACAATGCCTGTAAGGCGTCCTTCACACATGACCATGATTCGGTCTGACATCCCTAACAGTTCGGGCATTTCAGAAGAGATCATGATAATACTTTTCCCCTGCTTCGCAAGGTCAGCGATGATGGAGTAAATTTCGAATTTAGCACCTACGTCAATTCCCCGTGTCGGTTCATCAAGCAGAAGCACGTCCGGTTCTGTGAGCAGCCATCTGGCAAGCAGCACCTTTTGTTGGTTACCACCTGACAGGTTCTTGATCAACGCGTGCATATTCGGTGTCTTCACCCGAAGCATTTCGATACTTCGTTCGACTTCTACTTTACGTTTAGCTTCGTTAATAAAGCCCAGTGGATTCATATACCTGCCCAAATTCGCAATCACGGTGTTTTCAAGAACAGATAGTACGGGGAAAATACCCGTTACACGACGCTCTTCCGTGAGCAAAGCGATTTTCTGCTTAATAGCATCGATCGGCGACTTGAGCTTCACTTGCTTGCCATGCATGGAAATGCTGCCGGAAGCAACACCTCTCATCCCGAACAAAGCTTCAATCAACTCCGTCCGCTGAGCACCAACAAGACCACCGACTCCAAGAATCTCTCCCTTACGAAGATCAAAGGATACGTTCTTAAATGATCTTGGAATGATAGAAGTCAGTCCTTCGACTTTCATTAATACACCGTTCGGCACATTGCTGCGCTCAGGGAAACGCTCCTTCAGATCTCGTCCGACCATCTTCGAAATAATCATGTCGGTCGTTAACTCCGACGAAGCCCACGTACCGATCTTGGTACCGTCTCGCATAATCGTCACTTCATCAGAAATTTCAAGAATTTCTTCCATTTTATGTGAAATATAGATGATCGAAACGCCACGACTTCTCAGGTCGCGAATGATGCGAAACAGCTGCTCAACTTCGTTACCCGTTAGTGAAGAAGTCGGCTCATCCATAACAATGACTTTCGAATTGAATGACACAGCCTTGGCAATTTCAATGGACTGCACCTTAGAAACAGATAATGTTCCTACCAGTGTGTCCGGATTAATATCCATCTGGAGCTGTTTGAATAAGCTCTCTGTATCTCTGCGCATCTTCTTATGATCCACTAATTTCAAAGGTCCGATCCCTTTTAGCGGAAATCTGCCAAGCCAAATATTCTCCATTACGTTACGATGAGGAACCGGATGAAGCTCCTGATGGATCATGGAAATGCCGCTTGATAAAGCATCTTTCGAACTTTGAATGGAAACAACTTCGCCATTCAATTTGATTTCTCCACCATCCGGCTTATAAATACCGAACAAGCATTTCATCAGCGTCGATTTGCCCGCACCGTTCTCTCCCATCAGCGCATGCACGCTTCCCGGGCGAACTTTGAGGGTAACGTTATCCAGCGCTTTGACGCCGGGGAATTCTTTGGAGATTTGATTCATTTCCAATAAATAGTCATGTTCAGTCATGGTAACTCCCCCTACAGCTCACGATAATCCCCACAAAGTGAAGCCTTTCTTCGTTGTCTCTTTACCTTTGCATGGGTTCCCAAATAAGGAAGGCAAGAGCGCCCGCGTATGATACATCGCTGCTCTTGCCCGCTTCTATTCGGATTACTTCGCTTCGTTCATGTTAGCTTTTGTAATCTTTTTGTAGGAAATCCATACATATTTGCCGTCAGTTACATCGTAGCCTGTTGTTTCTTTGCTTGGTGTTTTACCGTTAGCAAGTGCTGCTGCTACATTCGTTGTTGCTGCACCTTGGTTTTTCGCATCGTTCAGAACCGTTCCGAGCAATGTGCCATCACTAAGCGCTTGAAGAGCAGGAGCTGTAGCATCTACGCCTACAACCGGTAGGAATTTGTTGTCTTTGAAATAGCCTTTTGCTTTCAAAGCTTCGATAGCGCCAAGTGCCATATCATCGTTGTTCGCAAGAACAGCTTCGATTTTATTTTCGCTGGAAGCTAAGAATGCTGCCATTTTTTCTTGACCTTTAACGCGGTCCCACATAGCTGTATCTTCCGCTACTTTTTCTACACCAAGACCAGCATCAGTGATCGCTTGGATGGAGAACTTCGTGCGAAGCTCAGCATCTTGATGTCCTGGCTCGCCTTTCAGCATAACGTATTGGATTTTACCGTCTTTGTTTTTATCCGCTTCTGGGTGAGCTTTGAAGTAGTCAACCAGCAGTTGGCCTTCCATAGTACCGGATTGCTCAGCTTTAGCGCCTACGTAGTAAACTTTATCCCATTTCTTCATATCATCAGCAAGTGGCTCACGGTTCAAGAAAACAACTGGAACGTTTGCAGCTTTTGCTTTGTCGATGATAACGCCTGCCGCTGTACGGTCAACTGCGTTAATCGCTAGAGCGTTTACTTTTTTCGTGATGAAAAGATCGACTTTATCATTTTGAGTTGGTTGTGAGTTCTGGCTGTCTACGATATCAACTGTTGCTTTATCTTTAGCAGCATCAGCGATCGCGGCACGAACACCAGACATGAATGTATCGTCAAATTTGTAGATGGCTACACCAATTGTAGGTTTTTTAGCTGTGTCTGCAGCTTTTGGAGTTGCTGCTGCGCCGGCAGTTGCTGCTGGAGCAGGTGTTGGTGTTTCAGTTTTATTACCACAGCCTGCTACGGTTGCAACCAAAGCGCCTGCTACTGCAAGTGTAATCAATTTTTTCAAGGTAAGACCCTCCCTAAAAGGTGTGTTGTTTATTATTTACATTCCCTACTATACTGGATCAAAACATCAAAACAAATGCAATATCCTCATATGTTCTATCAAAATTCTCATCACTTTATAAAAGGGAACAGCAGCTTCTGATTATCCGACCAGAACATATTACCCAGATCAATGGCTTTAATCCCTGTATCCACGCGGCTGGGCACCTTCTTCCCTTTCGAAGCTTCAGCCGCGT is drawn from Paenibacillus sp. V4I7 and contains these coding sequences:
- the mglC gene encoding galactose/methyl galactoside ABC transporter permease MglC translates to MSTKTETLKSRDISGFVTKYAIYIVLVVLVIGIAIYDPRFLSVNILRDILLQSSTRVIIALGAAFILITGGTDLSTGRIVGLTAVISASMLQTQEYGRRFFPNLPELPLIVPILIAIAAGLLVGLINGIIVAKFKVPPFIATLGTMVAVYGANSLYFDMKPNQSQPIGGLRSDFSQLGTGAIGTGSTYSIPYIVIIAIVVSIIVWIVFNKTKLGKYMYAIGGNIHAAVVSGINVNRYLIYIYAIAGALYGLAGVLEAARTGGATNNYGNMYELDAIAACVVGGVSTSGGIGTVPGVLAGVLIFSVINYGLTFIGISPYWQLIIKGVIIVAAVAFDMRKYMNSK
- a CDS encoding galactose ABC transporter substrate-binding protein, translated to MKKLITLAVAGALVATVAGCGNKTETPTPAPAATAGAAATPKAADTAKKPTIGVAIYKFDDTFMSGVRAAIADAAKDKATVDIVDSQNSQPTQNDKVDLFITKKVNALAINAVDRTAAGVIIDKAKAANVPVVFLNREPLADDMKKWDKVYYVGAKAEQSGTMEGQLLVDYFKAHPEADKNKDGKIQYVMLKGEPGHQDAELRTKFSIQAITDAGLGVEKVAEDTAMWDRVKGQEKMAAFLASSENKIEAVLANNDDMALGAIEALKAKGYFKDNKFLPVVGVDATAPALQALSDGTLLGTVLNDAKNQGAATTNVAAALANGKTPSKETTGYDVTDGKYVWISYKKITKANMNEAK
- a CDS encoding sugar ABC transporter ATP-binding protein; the protein is MTEHDYLLEMNQISKEFPGVKALDNVTLKVRPGSVHALMGENGAGKSTLMKCLFGIYKPDGGEIKLNGEVVSIQSSKDALSSGISMIHQELHPVPHRNVMENIWLGRFPLKGIGPLKLVDHKKMRRDTESLFKQLQMDINPDTLVGTLSVSKVQSIEIAKAVSFNSKVIVMDEPTSSLTGNEVEQLFRIIRDLRSRGVSIIYISHKMEEILEISDEVTIMRDGTKIGTWASSELTTDMIISKMVGRDLKERFPERSNVPNGVLMKVEGLTSIIPRSFKNVSFDLRKGEILGVGGLVGAQRTELIEALFGMRGVASGSISMHGKQVKLKSPIDAIKQKIALLTEERRVTGIFPVLSVLENTVIANLGRYMNPLGFINEAKRKVEVERSIEMLRVKTPNMHALIKNLSGGNQQKVLLARWLLTEPDVLLLDEPTRGIDVGAKFEIYSIIADLAKQGKSIIMISSEMPELLGMSDRIMVMCEGRLTGIVEGNKATEEEIMRLAAQHMA